Genomic segment of Parachlamydia sp. AcF125:
GGTTAATTTATGCATTTAAACCCCTTTTATAAAGAGTTAATATAAGGATTAATTAATCACTTATCTAATATCAAGATAAATAAAATGTGATCGCAATATAATTATTTCCTTATTACGCTAATCATGGGCTAATTCATCGATGACTTTTTAATTTTTGCTATTGTTTTTTGGCTTTCATTTTAAGTTTATAAACTCTGGCAAATGAGGCCGGGTTCGCTCTATATCTCTTCAGTCGGGTGCAGCTACCGGATGTTGTCCAATTAACTTACAAAATATCTACGAGCTTTGTTTAGCAAAATACCGTATGACTGTCACCACTCTCTCCAAAGGAAGCTTAAGAACTCGAGTATAAAAAAAGGGGGGGGCTCTTTGCGATGACGTATCCTAAACTCAAGACCAGCGCTCAGGGAACAGGTTATGCGGACGATACTAGTTAAGTTGAACATCCATTCTGTGCTTTTTACAGCTAGAAGGGGGGAGAAAAAGCGCATAATTTTTTCTTTTTTTGATTTAATTATTGCAAAAAAAATCGACGAAGGGATAAGATTTCTTCTTTAATTAAGCGTGAACGACATTGCTGGGGTGTAGCCAAGCGGTAAGGCAGCGGTTTTTGGTACCGCCATGCGAGGGTTCGAATCCTTCCACCCCAATTACGACTTAAATACTGGAATAGTTAAATGCCCAGTCAGTCATCGCACTTGCTTTTATTTTCCGGTTCATCGCATCCGGTTTTAGCTCAGCAAGTTGCTGATTACCTGGGAGTTAAGCTTGGTCAAGTTCAGTTAGAGCGTTTCCCAGACGGAGAAATATCCGTTCAAGTTCTGGAAAATGTGCGCGGGCGAGATACTTTCGTCATTCAACCCATCGCTCTCGATCCTAACAATTACTTGATGGAGCTGCTAATTATGATCGATGCTCTTAAGCGAGCATCTGCCCACAGCATAGCAGCCGTTATCCCTTATTATGGGTATTGTCGGCAAGACCGCAAAGATAAACCTCGCGTTCCGATTACAGCTAAGTTAGTCGCAAACCTCTTAGTTGACGCCGGAGCAACGAGAATCTTAACGATGGATTTGCATGCTGGGCAACTTCAGGGTTTTTTTGATATCCCTGTTGATAATTTGCAAGCGCGACCCCGTTTAGGGGAAGCCTTTAACGATTTGATGCCAAATGATTTTGTTGTGGTGGCCCCTGATGTAGGAAGCGTCAAACTCGCAAGAGATTACGCCCATCAGTTGGGAGTGGATTTAGCCATCGCAAGCAAGCATCGCATCAATGCGTCACATGTGCAAGTTGCGACTTTATTTGGGAATGTCAATGGAAAAGATGTACTTCTCGCTGATGATATGTGTTCCACCGCTGGAACGCTAGTGTCAGCTGCGAAAGCGTGCCAAGAGAAGGGAGCCCGTCGGATTTTTGCTGCAATTACGCACGGTTTATTTATTGGAGATGCCGTCGCAAAAATTGAAGAAAGTCCCATTGAGACGGTGCTCGTAAGTAATACGATCCCTTACACAGATCGACTTAGTTCATCAACTAAAATTAAAATCGTTTCTGTGGCAAGTCTCTTAGGCCAAGCAATTAGCTGTATTTTATCACGGCAGTCCATCTCTTCTTTATACGAATTTAACGAAGCGTAGCATTGAGCGATAGCTAAACTTAGCGCTTTGCTTGCAGCAGGTTCAGAAATTTACAGGGGAAACCTGTCTGCTTTTCACTTAACTTAGGTTTTTGGAGGATCCATGAAACTCAAAGCTTTTAAACGAAATGTTGAAAAAAAATGTAGCGTCAAAAAGCTGCGTCGCGAAGGAAAGATTCCTGCAGTTATTTATAAAAAAGGAAGTTCAGGCGAAGAACTCTCCATAGATGGTCAAATGTTTACAGCTGCTCTTCGTAAAGTTGAGCCAGGCCATCTTTCGACTACGGTATTTATCCTTGAAGAAGAAGGAAGAGCCGAGAGACAAGTCATTGTTAAAGAAATCCAGTATAACGTCACAAACTACGATGTGATCCACTTAGATTTCGAAGAATTAATCGAAGGCACACCTGTCAATGTAAAAATACCTATTGAAATTGTCGGCGCTGCTGATTGCCCAGGAATTAAATTAGGGGGCGTTCCACGCCAAGTTATTCGCGCGATGAAAGTCCGATGCTTGCCAAAGGATATCCCAGCATCCTTCCCGGTTGATATTTCGACTTTGTCGTTGGGAGAATCAAAACGACTTTCCGATTTGCAGATTGCAAACACGATTCGTCCTTTGATGAATTTGAGTGAAGTTGCGGTTGCCATCGTTAAACGTTAAGGATTGAATTTTGGAAGAAGTGTCCAAGCAGTACCTTTTTGTAGGACTGGGAAATCCAGGGAAAAAGTACGAGATGACTCGCCATAATATCGGGTTTCTTGTCATTCAAACTTTTGCCCAGCAGTTTGGATTCACACTTGTACCAGATAGCAAATTTAAAGGAGTGGTAGCAAAAAAGAAGTTTCACTTAGGAGAAATTCACCTTTTGTTACCCACCACTTTTATGAATGAAAGTGGGCAAGCTGTTAAACGTTATGTGGATTTTTATAAAATTCCCCTTTCGGCCATGACAGTTGTTGTGGACGATGCAGATCTTTCCTTTGGAGCCATACGCTTAAGATCGCAAGGAAGTGCAGGTGGGCATAACGGACTTAAAAGCTTAATTAGCCACTTAGGAACTACCCAATTCGTCCGATTACGAATGGGAATTGGTCGTCCAGCTCCAAAAAGTTCACTGGATGATTTAGCAGATTATGTATTAGATAACTTTTCACAAGATGAGATGCCTCATTTAGTCCCTTTTTTGCAACAAGGGACTAGCGTTTTAGAGAGATTATTGACTCAAGATGTGGCAACAGCCATGAACTTTGTCAATAAAAATTCTTAAGGCATCTCACCAAACTTTATGAGGCCATCACATGTGGCCGGGAGAATAAGCAATGAGTGAAAAAAAGCAACATTTATATGAGGGGATGTACGTCATCAGCGCGACATTAAGCGATGAGGCACGTAAAAAAGCCCTGGAGAAAATTCAAAATGGAATTACTGAACATGGAGGAGAAATCCTAAAAGTTCACGACCAAGGAAGACGCCGATTGGCCTATCAAATTAATGGGCATCGTGAAGGGTATTATTATTTACTTTATTTTCATGTCAATCCAGCCGCCATTTCTGAACTTTGGCATGATTATCATTTAAACGAAGATCTGATCCGTTTTATTACCTTGCGAACAGATAAAGTAATGGAAAAAATTGAGTTTAAATCTTTGGTTGAAGCACAGTAAGGAGTATTTAAATATGTCAACAAGAAACACAAGGCGTGGGCATTCAAAAGATCAACGCGCACGTAAGCGTAAAACATGTCCTTTTACTGCTGCGGGGATCACTGAAATTGATTACAAAGATGTGAATACCCTCAGCAAGTTTATTACAGAGCGAGGTAAAATTCTACCGCGCCGCATTACTGGTGTCTCAGCCTATCACCAAAAACGTTTAGCAGAAGCCATCAAGCGAGCACGTCATATCGCTTTGTTGCCATTTGTGGCTGAAGTATAAGATTAAAAGATTAGGAGATAGTCTCATGGCACACAAATTGCTATTAATTGAAGATGTAGAAAACCTTGGACGCAGTGGAGACCTTGTATCCGTTAAACCTGGATACGCACGCAATTTCCTTTTACCCCAAGGCGTTGCCGTTCTTGCTGATAAACGAGCCCTTAGAATGCGTGCGCGTTTGCAAGAAGAGCGAGAAAAGAAAGCTGCTATTGACAAATCTGAATCAGAAAAAATTGCAGCTCAATTGGCGGGAGTCACTTTAACGTCTATTGTAAAAGTAGACCATGAAGGACATATGTATGGTTCTGTGTCTATTACAGATATTGTCCATCTACTCTCGGCAGAGCATCAAATTGAATTAGAGAAGCGTTCTGTAGGCTTAAAACACCCTATTAAAGCACTTGGAGTTTATACGCTTCCAGTAAAGCTTAAGGAAGGGGTCACAGGATCATTTACTTTGAAAGTGATTTCAGAAGAAGCTAGCCAGCAAGCAGCAGAAGCTGACAACGCTGAAAAGAGTGAATAAGATCTCGAGTTTTTACTACAAAGAGCCCAGCGATGAGCTCTTTGTAGTGGCTATTTCCTACCTTTAGAGCTTATTTATGCTGACTCTCTACTCTCCTGCCAAAATTAATCTTTTTTTGAAAATTCTTTCCAAACAAAGTGACGGCTATCACCGTTTAGCCACTTTAATGCAAACGATTAGGCTAGCGGATGTTTTGCATATTTCACTTGCAGATTGGGATGAACTGACTTGTACCGACCCTTCTATTCCTACCGATGACTCAAATTTGATTTTAAAAGCCGCCAAGCTATTTAGAGCCATAAGCGGTTTGTCTGTGGGGATTAAAGTTCACTTAGAAAAAAAGATTCCTCATCAAGCTGGTTTAGGGGGGGGAAGTGGAAATGCTGCTACTACTTTGTGGGCGCTTAATGAACTTACAGGCAAGAAGCTATCCACCCAGGAATTATTGAGGAGCAGTGAAAAGATTGGCTCGGATGTCCCTTTCTTTTTTTCACAAGGCACTGCCTTGTGTACGGGGCGAGGGGAAATTGTGCAATCTCTTGCGCCATTTTCAAATCAACCTGTCACAATCATTAAGCCGCAGGAGGGGTTAGCTACAGCCCAGATTTATGGCAAATTAGATTTAAAAGAGATTGGCAAGGAAGACCCCGATTTATTGCTTGCTTCTTTCATGGACCCACAACAGGCGCCTATTTTGGTCAACGATTTAGAAAAGCCAGCTTTTAGCTGTTTGCCTATGCTAGAAGACCTAAAGCGACAGCTGCAAAAATCAGGGTTTAAATCGGTCTTGATGTCGGGAAGTGGGTCTGCATTTTTTTGCCTAGGCCATGCAAATATCCATTTGCTTAAAGGGATGTTTTACTGCCAAACATCTTTTCTCAATCGCTCACCAGGGAGCTGGTATTCAGTTTAAGGCTTTCTTTTAGCTTATCGATAAAGCAAGTTGTCTCATCAAGAGAAAGAATATCAGCTTGAATATAAGGGGTTGCGATTTGCAGTAGCTGGATCTGAAAATTTTGGGGAGAAAGTGGCGGCCGAGTATCCAGATATCCTTCTTCAATTAAGGCTTCTTTTAATTTTGATAACGATTGTTGTCGAAAACCTTTCAGACGCTCGTCTTGCTTGGCCGATAAGATTTCAATAAGGGCAGAACTGCTGTATTGAGTTTGCTTAGCAATCTCAAGCAAAGAGCTTAAATACTTATCGCTGACACCGCTGCGAGTCAAAATTTCAGCATCAATTGCTTTTCCTCTCCCTACATGCCAGTAGTCAAAGAAATGCTCAAGGATTGAACCTTTGCTTGTAATTTTTTTCCAACTCTTTTCGTTTCCGAAGCAACCTTGAATTTTTCCAAGCTCCATTTGTTGCTTCAGTTGCCCATAAGTGTGGATTTGCAAATATTGAAGATAATAAAGCTCTTCCGCCTCCTCTAATAGGTGATAGACGTGTACATGCCCTTTTCCTAAATGTGGGAGTATGGGAGAAATTGGAAAAGATCTGGCATATTCAGCAAGAGTTTCCTTAGATGCTGGTTTTCGAATTTCAGCTTTAACAGGGAGGGGAATCATTTTTTCTAAAGTTTGCATGGAAGACAAGGGGATACGGCTAAAGCGTAGGTTCCCATAGCTACTGATAACATGTTCCCAAGCATATACATCTGCTTCGCGGCAAGTAAAATAGAAAATCTGCCTGCCGGTTGCTGCAATTTCACAAAGAGATCTAGCAATCTCATGAAATCGCTCGGAGTCTGATCCGCTTAAAGTCTCATCTAAAAAATAGGGAAGAGGCTTTTTTTCTTTTTCGATGAAAAGATTAAAGGCTAATCTAACCGCTAGGATGAGTTGAGATTGCGTTCCGCGCGAAAGCTCATGCAACTTTTTACTTTCGCAAGATTTTGTATCGTAGGCTAGAAATTCAAATCCAGAGGGTGTTTGTTCGGGAACGACTAAAGAATAATGGGCCTTTGTAAAGCGGGAAAACCACTCATTGGCGATTGAAAATACCTCAGGCTGGCTGTCTCTTTGGTAATCGCTCTCAATTTTATCTAAAAGAAATTGGCCGGCGATGCCCAAGCCAAACTCTTCAAATGATTGTTCAAATTTTGTTTGCTTTTCAAGGACATTCATTTGGGCATTTTCCATTTGATAAGCATTCTCAGCAAGCTGAAGGGCTTGCTTGATGGCGGTTTTTTTTTCGATCAGGGGTTCTAAATTTTTAGCAGAAAGCAAAGATGCCTGCTGCATGTTTAGAAGCTCAGCATGGGAAAGGTTTAAAAGGTGGGGATGCAAGAGAAGGCGTTGTTTTAAAACCTCTGCCTCAATTTGCTTATGCTGATAGGTTTGAAGAAGTTGATGGTAATTAGGAAATCGATCCAAACATTCTAGAAACTGTTCCTCTGAAGAGCAGCCACATCGCTTATAAAAAGCATGGATATTTTCTTCTAAACTATCCCGATCTTGTTTCAGATGATTAAGCTGTTCTTGTAAATGGGAGAGATGATTTTGGCAAGCTTGTATTTGTTCAACCTGGTGGCGAATGTCTAGGAATATTTGCCAGGCAGATGCATGAGGAGTGGGCTCTTCCTGGGCAAAAAAGCGAAAAAATGAGCCCAGCTCTTCCAAAATCCTTTTTTCATTTTGCCTGTATGATGCAGCTTGCTGTTGGGAGTTTTCGATCTCAATCTGGGTAAGGAGAATGCTTTTAATGCATTCATAAAGAACAGGATAGGAAACATTTTGCTCGTTTTCAAAAGAAAATTGCTTGAGCGCCGAAACAGTCTGATCCCATTGATTTTCTAAGTTTTTTTCATAAAATAATAGTTCATCCCGCAGGCTTGTATCCTCTTGATACCGTAAAGCTTTTCCATAATGGCCCTCTACTTCATTTAAAATAGGCCTAACTTGCTCGGCACTCCACTTATCGGGAAGAGGTAAATTTAAAGCTTTATATTGATTTTGAAACCCTATCTTATTTTGATTGGCAAGGCTATAAGGGGGCTTCCATATCCATAAAAGCAGCGTAGCTAACCCACATGCCGAGCCAGTTAAAGCCCACTTCCAGGGGAAATTAGAAAGTAGGGGGATGAAAAGAAAAAAAAGGCTTAAAAATAGGATCATTGAGCAGGTAATCCAATGGAAAATGGAAGGAGAAGAAGGCGTGGTACCCCACAGGTTCAATAGGGCTATTCCTTCGCGCAATTTTTCCAGAGGGTAGGGAGAAGAGTGGCTATTAAGAACATGTAAGCGCGTTTGCAAGATATCCCGCTTTAAGCTGAGTTTTTCATACTCTTGCATCAATTGCTGCACATGCGAGACCTCTTCCAAAGTAAACGGGGGAATATTTGGCAAATGGGCAAAGGTTAGGTATTTATGAAGAATCTGGTTAGCCTGGGTGAGGGCTTGCTCTACCCGATTTTTTTCCTCTTGAGCTTTTTTTAAATGTTCTAATAAAGATTGAATATGCTCTAAAGTTTGGGAAGAGGGCAGGTCAAGATGTGAAAAAGGAAGAGAGTGAAGAAATTGCTGCTTTTTAGCGACCTCTGATTGAGTTTTGCTTAGGCGCCGATCGTACTCTTGTTTTTGAGTGTGAAACTGCTGATAAATCTCTCGATCATTTTCTTTAAATTTTTCCAATTGAGAAGGATAATGGCTTAATTGATTTGTTAGAGCTTTTATCAGCTCATCGAGCGCTTTCCAACGCAAAGCATCCTCTAAAAAGGGAAGTAAAGCTTGAGAATGGCTTGCAGCCTCAATTTCTTGCTCAATTTTAAAAAGAGAGTCTTCTTCTTGTTTGAGAGTTTTTTGGTGTTCCTTCGCTAAACGAAGGCTTTTTAAAGCCAGATCGAGCTCCTGTTTTTCTGATCTTCCTTTAAATCGACCGATTGTAAAAAAAGGATGGTTTTTTACCAGGCTTAAGTCATATCCCCCGCGAGCTTGCTTAGCAATTTCTGCCGCAAAATTTTGGTCTGTTGCAGAAGAGAAAAGATCGTCGATCGTTAAGGTATAGCAAGAGGCGTAGGCAGGGGGAGGTAGCTGCTTTTGTAGCTCTGCATGAGGAATACATTTCCAATGCTTTCCCTCTAAGCTAATTTCAATTTTTTGGTCTTCTTCCATCCATACGCTATGCAAAGAGAGGGGCTCTAAGGAATGGGAAAGAGAAGGCCATAAAAGGGCTCGAATGGCTTTGCAGGTAGTTGTCTTACCTGCCCCATTCCCTCCAATAACCACATGAATATGCGCATTTGCTAAATGCTCTTGAGTATAGCGAAGGCCTTGCTGGAGAAAACCAGGCATGCGACGGATGTTGAGGTAATGAAGTTTCATTCCTTTTCCTTTTGGCTTAAGAGAAGATCGAGGGCTTGATATCCAGCTTGCAAAAGCCATACTTTTAGCTTGTCGTCAGAAATTTCTGCTGCAGAAAAGGGGGGATACTTTTCTTGCATGGAAGCCAGGCGTAAACGGGCAGATTGTAGAAGGGCATCTGTTCCTGGTCGGTTATTTTCTAAATCGATTAATTGTTTTGCTAAAAGGCCGGCTGGATCCGCTAGCTCACTTAAGTGTTGTAGATCGTAAGGTGGTTGCGTGCGGTTTTCCACATGCTCGATAAAGTATTCCACGGAATCAGATGAAAAAATCACCCGATTTACCATCTTGTGGATAAA
This window contains:
- a CDS encoding ribose-phosphate pyrophosphokinase, whose translation is MPSQSSHLLLFSGSSHPVLAQQVADYLGVKLGQVQLERFPDGEISVQVLENVRGRDTFVIQPIALDPNNYLMELLIMIDALKRASAHSIAAVIPYYGYCRQDRKDKPRVPITAKLVANLLVDAGATRILTMDLHAGQLQGFFDIPVDNLQARPRLGEAFNDLMPNDFVVVAPDVGSVKLARDYAHQLGVDLAIASKHRINASHVQVATLFGNVNGKDVLLADDMCSTAGTLVSAAKACQEKGARRIFAAITHGLFIGDAVAKIEESPIETVLVSNTIPYTDRLSSSTKIKIVSVASLLGQAISCILSRQSISSLYEFNEA
- the pth gene encoding aminoacyl-tRNA hydrolase, which translates into the protein MSKQYLFVGLGNPGKKYEMTRHNIGFLVIQTFAQQFGFTLVPDSKFKGVVAKKKFHLGEIHLLLPTTFMNESGQAVKRYVDFYKIPLSAMTVVVDDADLSFGAIRLRSQGSAGGHNGLKSLISHLGTTQFVRLRMGIGRPAPKSSLDDLADYVLDNFSQDEMPHLVPFLQQGTSVLERLLTQDVATAMNFVNKNS
- the ispE gene encoding 4-(cytidine 5'-diphospho)-2-C-methyl-D-erythritol kinase, translated to MLTLYSPAKINLFLKILSKQSDGYHRLATLMQTIRLADVLHISLADWDELTCTDPSIPTDDSNLILKAAKLFRAISGLSVGIKVHLEKKIPHQAGLGGGSGNAATTLWALNELTGKKLSTQELLRSSEKIGSDVPFFFSQGTALCTGRGEIVQSLAPFSNQPVTIIKPQEGLATAQIYGKLDLKEIGKEDPDLLLASFMDPQQAPILVNDLEKPAFSCLPMLEDLKRQLQKSGFKSVLMSGSGSAFFCLGHANIHLLKGMFYCQTSFLNRSPGSWYSV
- the rplI gene encoding 50S ribosomal protein L9 produces the protein MAHKLLLIEDVENLGRSGDLVSVKPGYARNFLLPQGVAVLADKRALRMRARLQEEREKKAAIDKSESEKIAAQLAGVTLTSIVKVDHEGHMYGSVSITDIVHLLSAEHQIELEKRSVGLKHPIKALGVYTLPVKLKEGVTGSFTLKVISEEASQQAAEADNAEKSE
- a CDS encoding AAA family ATPase, whose amino-acid sequence is MKLHYLNIRRMPGFLQQGLRYTQEHLANAHIHVVIGGNGAGKTTTCKAIRALLWPSLSHSLEPLSLHSVWMEEDQKIEISLEGKHWKCIPHAELQKQLPPPAYASCYTLTIDDLFSSATDQNFAAEIAKQARGGYDLSLVKNHPFFTIGRFKGRSEKQELDLALKSLRLAKEHQKTLKQEEDSLFKIEQEIEAASHSQALLPFLEDALRWKALDELIKALTNQLSHYPSQLEKFKENDREIYQQFHTQKQEYDRRLSKTQSEVAKKQQFLHSLPFSHLDLPSSQTLEHIQSLLEHLKKAQEEKNRVEQALTQANQILHKYLTFAHLPNIPPFTLEEVSHVQQLMQEYEKLSLKRDILQTRLHVLNSHSSPYPLEKLREGIALLNLWGTTPSSPSIFHWITCSMILFLSLFFLFIPLLSNFPWKWALTGSACGLATLLLWIWKPPYSLANQNKIGFQNQYKALNLPLPDKWSAEQVRPILNEVEGHYGKALRYQEDTSLRDELLFYEKNLENQWDQTVSALKQFSFENEQNVSYPVLYECIKSILLTQIEIENSQQQAASYRQNEKRILEELGSFFRFFAQEEPTPHASAWQIFLDIRHQVEQIQACQNHLSHLQEQLNHLKQDRDSLEENIHAFYKRCGCSSEEQFLECLDRFPNYHQLLQTYQHKQIEAEVLKQRLLLHPHLLNLSHAELLNMQQASLLSAKNLEPLIEKKTAIKQALQLAENAYQMENAQMNVLEKQTKFEQSFEEFGLGIAGQFLLDKIESDYQRDSQPEVFSIANEWFSRFTKAHYSLVVPEQTPSGFEFLAYDTKSCESKKLHELSRGTQSQLILAVRLAFNLFIEKEKKPLPYFLDETLSGSDSERFHEIARSLCEIAATGRQIFYFTCREADVYAWEHVISSYGNLRFSRIPLSSMQTLEKMIPLPVKAEIRKPASKETLAEYARSFPISPILPHLGKGHVHVYHLLEEAEELYYLQYLQIHTYGQLKQQMELGKIQGCFGNEKSWKKITSKGSILEHFFDYWHVGRGKAIDAEILTRSGVSDKYLSSLLEIAKQTQYSSSALIEILSAKQDERLKGFRQQSLSKLKEALIEEGYLDTRPPLSPQNFQIQLLQIATPYIQADILSLDETTCFIDKLKESLKLNTSSLVSD
- the rpsF gene encoding 30S ribosomal protein S6, with product MSEKKQHLYEGMYVISATLSDEARKKALEKIQNGITEHGGEILKVHDQGRRRLAYQINGHREGYYYLLYFHVNPAAISELWHDYHLNEDLIRFITLRTDKVMEKIEFKSLVEAQ
- a CDS encoding 50S ribosomal protein L25/general stress protein Ctc, translating into MKLKAFKRNVEKKCSVKKLRREGKIPAVIYKKGSSGEELSIDGQMFTAALRKVEPGHLSTTVFILEEEGRAERQVIVKEIQYNVTNYDVIHLDFEELIEGTPVNVKIPIEIVGAADCPGIKLGGVPRQVIRAMKVRCLPKDIPASFPVDISTLSLGESKRLSDLQIANTIRPLMNLSEVAVAIVKR
- the rpsR gene encoding 30S ribosomal protein S18, with amino-acid sequence MSTRNTRRGHSKDQRARKRKTCPFTAAGITEIDYKDVNTLSKFITERGKILPRRITGVSAYHQKRLAEAIKRARHIALLPFVAEV